Proteins from one Deinococcus planocerae genomic window:
- a CDS encoding DNA-directed RNA polymerase subunit beta, which translates to MSLNSQKPRIERFGEITEVIPLPNLTEVQVNSFRAFLQADKAPDRRDNTGLQSAFREVFPIDETEKGRSTGLVLDFLEYRLGEPPYTPEECREKDLTYQAPMYAKLQLIHKDSGLIKEDQVFLGDLPLMTEDGSFVINGADRVVISQIHRSPGVYFTSSYKGIKKLYTAAIIPMPKRGPWIELEMNAGVLEMKVNKRKFPVAMLLRVLGYDDAQLRSLFTEFEPDLELPEDKSAGMSADEALLRLFTVLRPGDPPKRDKAIQYLYGLLADPKRYDLGEPGRFKMNTKLGVNREERTLLTFQDGKFSDAGLVDTIRYLMALQRGLETVGLGADEDGVVNEVPVTEDDIDHLGNRRVRTVGELLADQLRVGMGRMARGVRERMLLGNPDAATPTKLVNNRPIVAAMREFFGRSQLSQFKDQTNPLSDLRHKRRISALGPGGLTRERAGFDVRDVHRTHYGRICPIETPEGANIGLISSLSSYSKVNELGFIEAPYRRVEGGQVTDDVIYMTADIEDRYTIAQANSPLNADGTFADERVLARRKGDPLLYTPDEVDFMDVSPKQIVSINTSLIPFLEHDDANRALMGSNMQSQAVPLVRADSPAVGTGVEERVVTDSGTSVISDVTGRVSYVDSRVIQVTLTEDAPQAGMVTGNIRTFELVRFTRSNQGTNLDQHPIVSVGEDVRPGQVIADGPASDLGRLALGQNITIAIMPFDGFNFEDAICISEGLVRKDFYTSVHIEKDEIEARDTKLGPEKITRDIPGLSEAALRDLDEDGIVRVGAEVKPGDILVGKTSFKGESEPTPEERLLRSIFGEKAREVKDTSLRVQSGQGGIVVKTVRFRRGDEGVDLKPGVREMVRVYVAQKRQLQVGDKVANRHGNKGVVSKILPPEDMPYLEDGTPVDLVFNPLGVPSRMNLGQILETHLGEVARLTGQKFVTPVFDSATEVAIKEMLEVAAAERLQRRKDEGFEVDKREQEVLERAGKLGVINAPGEDYEPAQMQLARTGKSVLFDGRTGEPISGPVVVGTMYVMKLYHMVEDKLHARSTGPYSLITQQPLGGKAQFGGQRFGEMEVWALEAYGAAHTLQEMLTIKSDDIDGRDAAYQSIVKGEEVSGSTIPESFKVLVKELHSLGLDVEVLDNGDKAVDIFEGMMPKR; encoded by the coding sequence ATGAGCCTGAATAGCCAGAAACCGCGCATCGAGCGTTTCGGTGAGATCACCGAAGTGATCCCGCTGCCGAACCTGACCGAAGTGCAGGTGAACTCCTTCCGGGCGTTCCTGCAAGCCGACAAAGCGCCCGACCGCCGCGACAACACCGGCCTCCAGAGCGCCTTCCGCGAGGTCTTCCCCATCGACGAGACCGAGAAGGGCCGCTCCACGGGCCTCGTGCTCGACTTCTTGGAATACCGCCTCGGCGAGCCGCCCTACACCCCCGAGGAGTGCCGCGAGAAGGACCTGACCTACCAGGCGCCGATGTATGCCAAACTCCAATTGATCCACAAGGACAGCGGCCTGATCAAGGAAGATCAGGTGTTCCTGGGTGACCTACCGCTGATGACCGAGGACGGCTCGTTTGTCATCAACGGGGCCGACCGCGTGGTGATCAGCCAGATCCATCGCTCGCCCGGCGTGTACTTCACCTCCTCCTACAAGGGCATCAAGAAGCTCTACACCGCCGCCATCATCCCCATGCCCAAGCGCGGGCCGTGGATTGAGCTGGAGATGAATGCGGGCGTGCTGGAGATGAAGGTCAACAAGCGCAAGTTCCCGGTGGCGATGCTGCTGCGGGTGCTGGGCTACGACGACGCCCAGCTCCGCTCACTGTTCACCGAGTTCGAGCCCGACCTGGAACTCCCCGAGGACAAGAGCGCGGGCATGAGCGCCGACGAGGCCCTGCTGCGCCTCTTCACCGTGCTGCGCCCCGGCGACCCGCCCAAGCGCGACAAGGCGATCCAGTACCTCTACGGGCTGCTCGCCGACCCCAAGCGCTACGACCTGGGCGAGCCGGGCCGCTTCAAGATGAACACCAAGCTGGGCGTGAACCGCGAGGAGCGCACCCTGCTGACCTTCCAGGACGGCAAGTTCAGCGACGCGGGCCTGGTGGACACCATCCGTTACTTGATGGCGCTGCAACGCGGCCTGGAGACCGTGGGCCTGGGTGCGGACGAGGACGGCGTGGTGAACGAGGTGCCCGTCACGGAAGACGACATCGACCACCTCGGCAACCGGCGTGTGCGCACGGTGGGCGAACTGCTCGCCGACCAGCTCCGGGTGGGCATGGGCCGCATGGCGCGCGGCGTGCGCGAGCGGATGCTGCTGGGCAACCCCGACGCCGCGACGCCGACCAAGCTCGTGAACAACCGTCCCATCGTGGCGGCGATGCGCGAGTTCTTCGGACGCAGCCAGCTTTCCCAGTTCAAGGACCAGACCAACCCGCTTTCGGATTTGCGCCACAAGCGGCGTATCTCGGCCCTGGGGCCGGGCGGCCTGACCCGTGAGCGCGCGGGCTTCGACGTGCGCGACGTGCACCGCACGCACTACGGACGTATCTGCCCCATCGAGACGCCGGAAGGGGCCAACATCGGCCTGATCTCCTCGCTGTCGAGCTACAGCAAGGTCAACGAGCTGGGCTTCATCGAGGCGCCGTACCGCCGGGTCGAGGGCGGCCAGGTCACCGACGACGTGATCTATATGACCGCCGACATCGAGGACCGCTACACCATCGCGCAGGCGAACTCGCCGCTGAACGCGGACGGCACCTTCGCCGACGAGCGTGTGCTGGCCCGCCGCAAGGGTGACCCGCTACTGTACACGCCCGACGAAGTGGACTTCATGGACGTGTCGCCCAAGCAGATCGTCTCGATCAACACCTCGCTGATCCCCTTCCTGGAACACGACGACGCGAACCGCGCCCTGATGGGTTCCAACATGCAGTCGCAGGCCGTGCCGCTCGTGCGCGCCGACTCCCCCGCCGTGGGCACCGGCGTCGAGGAGCGCGTGGTCACCGACTCGGGCACCAGCGTGATCAGCGACGTGACGGGCCGCGTGAGCTACGTGGACTCGCGCGTGATCCAGGTGACGCTGACCGAGGACGCGCCGCAGGCGGGCATGGTGACGGGCAACATCCGCACCTTCGAACTCGTGCGCTTCACCCGCTCCAACCAGGGCACCAACCTCGACCAGCACCCCATTGTGAGCGTGGGCGAGGACGTGCGGCCCGGGCAGGTCATCGCGGACGGCCCCGCCTCCGACCTCGGGCGCCTCGCGCTCGGCCAGAACATCACCATCGCCATCATGCCCTTCGACGGCTTCAACTTCGAGGACGCGATCTGCATCTCGGAGGGGCTTGTCCGCAAGGATTTCTACACCTCGGTCCACATCGAGAAGGACGAGATCGAGGCCCGCGACACCAAGCTCGGCCCGGAGAAGATCACCCGTGACATCCCCGGCCTCTCGGAAGCCGCGCTCCGTGACCTCGACGAGGACGGCATCGTGCGCGTCGGAGCAGAAGTCAAGCCCGGCGACATCCTCGTGGGCAAGACGAGCTTCAAGGGCGAGAGCGAGCCGACCCCCGAGGAGCGTCTGCTGCGCTCGATCTTCGGCGAGAAGGCGCGCGAGGTGAAGGACACCTCCCTGCGCGTGCAGTCCGGTCAGGGCGGCATCGTGGTGAAGACGGTGCGCTTCCGCCGCGGCGACGAGGGCGTGGACCTCAAGCCCGGCGTGCGCGAGATGGTGCGCGTGTACGTGGCCCAGAAGCGCCAGCTTCAGGTCGGCGACAAGGTGGCGAACCGCCACGGGAACAAGGGCGTGGTCTCCAAGATTCTGCCCCCCGAGGACATGCCGTACCTGGAAGACGGCACCCCCGTGGACCTCGTGTTCAACCCGCTCGGCGTGCCCAGCCGCATGAACCTCGGCCAGATTCTCGAAACGCACCTCGGCGAGGTCGCGCGCCTGACCGGGCAGAAGTTCGTGACGCCCGTGTTCGACTCCGCCACCGAGGTCGCCATCAAGGAGATGCTGGAGGTCGCCGCTGCCGAACGCCTGCAACGCCGCAAGGACGAGGGCTTCGAGGTGGACAAGCGCGAGCAGGAGGTGCTGGAGCGCGCCGGGAAGCTCGGCGTGATCAACGCGCCCGGCGAGGACTACGAGCCCGCCCAGATGCAGCTTGCGCGCACCGGCAAGAGCGTCCTCTTCGACGGGCGCACCGGTGAGCCGATCTCCGGCCCGGTCGTGGTGGGCACGATGTACGTCATGAAGCTCTACCACATGGTCGAGGACAAGCTGCACGCGCGCTCGACCGGCCCGTACAGCCTCATCACCCAGCAGCCGCTCGGCGGCAAGGCGCAGTTCGGCGGCCAGCGGTTCGGCGAGATGGAAGTGTGGGCGCTGGAAGCCTACGGAGCGGCGCACACGCTGCAAGAAATGCTGACGATCAAGTCCGACGACATCGACGGACGCGACGCCGCCTACCAGAGCATCGTCAAGGGCGAGGAGGTGTCGGGAAGCACCATCCCCGAGTCCTTCAAGGTGCTCGTCAAGGAACTCCACTCCCTCGGCCTGGATGTCGAGGTGCTCGATAACGGCGACAAGGCCGTGGACATCTTCGAAGGGATGATGCCGAAGCGGTAA
- a CDS encoding immunity 22 family protein yields MVPDGGGAAAGVEVSLSQPEVVTLWAVRSPDEQTLLHALRFTYDEDGEMALSPFASAFRLGWYDEDFAELYFGRPTRELLLDAAETWRTLDEQALPRLPDGE; encoded by the coding sequence GTGGTTCCAGATGGCGGCGGGGCTGCGGCGGGAGTTGAGGTGAGCTTGTCTCAGCCGGAAGTGGTAACGCTTTGGGCCGTCAGGTCTCCAGACGAACAAACGCTCCTTCATGCCCTGAGGTTCACTTACGACGAGGATGGGGAAATGGCGCTTTCGCCGTTTGCCTCCGCTTTTCGGCTCGGCTGGTATGACGAAGACTTCGCGGAGCTGTATTTCGGTCGTCCTACACGGGAACTCTTGTTGGACGCGGCGGAAACTTGGCGCACGCTGGATGAACAGGCTTTGCCCAGACTGCCCGATGGGGAGTGA
- a CDS encoding cold-shock protein, producing MKWFNAEKGYGFIETEGSPDVFAHFSAIQAQGFKKLNEGDEVEFEIEPGQRGKGPQAKNIVVTKAAPASASSGSSSGGGYSSRPPRRDRDDRW from the coding sequence GTGAAGTGGTTTAACGCGGAAAAGGGTTACGGGTTCATCGAGACGGAGGGCAGCCCCGACGTGTTCGCGCATTTCAGCGCGATTCAGGCCCAGGGCTTCAAGAAGCTCAACGAGGGGGATGAGGTCGAGTTCGAGATTGAGCCCGGCCAGCGCGGCAAAGGCCCCCAGGCCAAGAACATCGTCGTGACCAAGGCGGCCCCGGCGAGCGCGAGCAGCGGCAGCTCCAGCGGCGGTGGCTACAGCAGCCGTCCCCCCCGCCGCGACCGCGACGACCGCTGGTAA